The Candidatus Bathyarchaeota archaeon genomic interval TGACATGTAAAGCGCAGCTGCTGTGACCCCTTGGATTGATCGCCCGCGAATTAGGCGTTTTTTGACAGCTTTACGGTAGATGACGCTTGCTGTTTCGAGGATGTTTTTGGGTAAGTTAAGGGAAGAAGACATTTTTGAGAGTTCACTTAGGGCGAATGCAAGATTGCGTTCAGTTGCATCTGATACACGGACTCGGCGTTGCCATTTACGAAGACGGTAAACTTGGGCGCGTTGTCCAGGTGAGAGGTCTTTGCCGTAGGTGTCCCGGTCATGCCAGTCAATCATGGTTGAGAGACCCTTATCGTGAATTGTAAAAGTGAGAGGCGCGCCAACTCTAGTACGCTTTGCACGTTGTTCATCATCGAACGCACGCCATTCTGGCCCAGAATCTGTAATGCGATCGTCAACTACATAACCGCAATCCATGCAAACGACTTCACCCTGTTCGTAGTCTCGAATAACGCGGGTGCTACCGCATTCTGGGCATTTACGGATGCGGGATTGAGCCATTGGGGGTTGAGTAATTGCGCTTGGTTCTGTTAGAGTTTTAGTTGGGTCTATTTCTTCGGACATTTTTTCACTCTCGGCGGGATTTTACGGGAAGGGTGTAGAGAATTTGGTTTAGAAGTTGTTCGGGATTAGAAATGGTAGGTTTGATAGCGACGTAAGGAGTTTTAACTGGACCGAAAATATCAGCTACGATACCTACGGGTTTAAGTTGGCTATTAACAACAGTTTCACCGAGGCGAGGGTGGTGTTCAGGTTTGAGAATTAGGTTATTGCTAGGGGTGAGATGAAGTGGTTTTCCCAAACGCCGCAAAAGAACCCTTCCCGTGACGGGATTAGGCTGGAAAAAGGAAAGCCGATATTTAAGGATTTCTTAGTAACTTGAATAGAAAAATTAGTTTTGCAAAATCTTATGATCTTTAATCTTATTTGGAGTAATATATGGTGACAATAAATACCTCGATAACCAAGGACAGAAAACCCCTTTAAGAGGATGGTAAAATTTGATTTCCCAGGGTTTAGTTGTTTCTGCTGTTAAAGGTGAAAACCCAGAACTCATGGTTACTGAAGCGATAGATTTACTCGGAGGAATAGCTCGCTTCATAGATTCCGGCGATGCGGTATTAATTAAGCCCAACGTGTGCGGGGGTGTGCCAGGTAAGGTTGGAACGTTCACCGCACCTCAAGTTGTAGCGGCAATAATCAAACTTGTTGCTAAAAAGGCGAGTAGAGTGATTGTTGGAGAAGCTGATTCATGTATGTATCTGGCTGATAAAATGCTATTGGAAACTGGAATTCTTGAAACCGCTCATAAACTCGGCGCTGAAACCGTAAACCTAAGCAGAGGTGAAATGGTTACGGTAAAAGCACCCGACGCCTATGTCTTAAGAGAATTTAAAGTAAACAAGATTGTAACCGAGTGCGACAAAATAGTTTCTGCTCCGGTAATGAAGACACACGCTTGTACTGAGGTTACTTTAAACCTCAAAAACATGTTTGGAGTTCTTCCTGAAAAAAAGAAATCAAAGTATCATCCTCAACTTGACCACGTTATAGTCGACGTGGCTAAAATTTTTCAACCTAACCTTTGCGTTGTAGATGCAACCGTTGGATTAGAAGGAAATGGCCCATTTAAAGGTGAACAAATCAAACTTGGATTGATAGTAGCGGGAAATAACCCAGTTGCAACTGATAGTTTTGCCGCGGCGATTATGGGCTATGAGCCAACCACGATAACCCACCTCCAACTAGCCTCTAAAAAGGGAATAGGAGCTATCGATCTGAATTTAATTGAAAAGCGAGGAAGGAGGCTCGAGGAGATTAAAACAAAATTTAAGAGAGCCCAACCTACGACAGCGGATAGGCTACTATGTAGATTGTCAAGTGAACTCGGGTACTGGGCTATACATCAATTCTATGAGTTAGCTGTAAAGGAATGGAAAAAGATGCAAGAGAAGTCACTTAAAGTCTCCAATTAACTGCCACAACCGCGGAATTTGCTGGGTTTAAGCTTCTGGCTGAAAGACTTTCGGTTCGATTTTGAGTTTAAGAAGGATAACAACGCCGATAGTTTCAACAAGTTGGATTGGAAGGGTTCCAAGTTCGATTTGGGCGATAGGGGTTTTAGTTACGATGAGGCTGATCTTTGCTTTTTCTTTTTCTTGCGTAGAGTTTTGTTTAGTCATGAAGGTAATGTTTAGGTCTTAGACGTAAACCTATGATTTTGGCATCTTTATCGATGATGAGTTTGCCGATCAGTTCCTCTCGTTTCCAAGTTTTCTCACGCATGTAAACTTTCCTCATCTTCATGTTTACCTTTGGGAATCAAGTGCAGTTTCGTTTGCAAGGGCTACAGTAGGTTCGTGACGAATTAGAAATTTGAGATTTTCCTCTACGTCGATTTTTTCTCTAAGAGTTTGACCAAGGTTGAGTTTTAAGCTGTTTACAGCTAGCTGGTAGGCATCCTCGTCGATTTCTCCTGTGAAATGTTGAATTTCGATTGTGGCGAGGAATCTTTCGAGTTGATGAATACGGTCTTCTAACTCAATAGCATAAGTTTTAAGGCGGTCGATGGTGATTCGGGAGACTTGTTCGAGTTTGGTTAGGATCACTTGGTATTTTTTGTGCAGAGTTTCATATGAGTGTTGGGTAATTTTGTTGGTACGATGCAGTTCTTCAATGGCTTGGAAGCGCTTCTGGGCTAATAAGAGGTTCTTTTGGAGAGTCTCAGCTGCAACCTTCCAAGGAGGAATGAGGATAATTGTATCACCTTGCAAGAGAATTTGGTTAGTACCGTAGAGAGCGAAGTTGCCAGTGCTATGTTCAACACCGAGGACGTTTATTTCACCCTTATCGTTTAAGGTAAGTGCAAGGACGGTGCCTATATTGCGTTCATAAATGTCTAGTACCGGTTTTCCGAGGAATTTTCGTAAAAGTTCAGTGTGGTGAGTCATTGAGTTGTCTTCTCCGAGTTTAAATGCGCTTTTGGTTGTACTGTTTAAGTAAATAAATTTGGATGAGTGGATAGAGCACAAATTAGCTTGGAGACCAAATGGTTTTTACATGGCGTTGTAAACGGTTTAGGAGTTAGGTGTTTCAGACGTGTTTCTACTGTAATACTGCTCAAGATTTTGTTTTAAGTGAAAATTTTTGTTTTTGTCTTTGCTCAAGAATCTTATCGGCAAGTTTTTGGAGAGTTTGCGTTTTAGACCATTTCTTATCAACAAGGATCATTCCGGTCTTCTCCCACCATGCAGAGGGGTGGGCAGCATCTGGTTTAAGTTCGGGATTAAGGTTTAAAGCGGAAGCGGCTAATCCAATTTCTTGCAGTTTAGGGTTTTCAACGGCAATTGTCTTTGGTAATCTCCTACCTTCCCTCCGAGTTTTTGCAACGTCTAAGTATATTGGCCAGATTATTAACTTACCACGTGTTTTCATTAACCAATCCTTCGGTGAATGTTTAACGGGGTTGGGTTTAATTGTTGCGGCTGAGATAGAACAGTTATCAAATCCGGTGTAGTCATAGATATCGATTATGGAGGTTTAGATAGTGCATGAATTTGTAGCGGCGGAAGAAATTCTCAACGTGGCTTTGCGCATTGCAAAAGAAAACGGTGCAACAAAAATTTTAGAGATTAATGTTGAGGCCGGTGAGTTAACATTTCTTAATCAAGAGAATTTGTCATTGGCATTTGAAACATTATCTCAGGGGACAATTGCTGAAAAGGCTAAGTTAAAGGTTAAAGTTAAGCCTTGTCGAATTAACTGCCATGAGTGCGGGTATGAAGGCGATGCCCACTATGCTGGCCCTGAGAGACATGATGACCTGGAGGTAACAAAGCTGATGCTTTTGACATGCCCAAAATGTGGAGGAAAAGATACTGAAGTCGTTGGCGGAACAGAATATTTTATTCGAGATATTACGATTCAGTAGCAGATTCAATGAGGAGGGCGTTAACTATTCCATTTTGACCCGGACGAGAGGTTACGCAGGCTTGACCAATAGGGGTTCTTATAATAGCCCCCTTTGTGATGACCCCTCGACGGTCATAGTCAACGTTTGCTGGATTCTTAACGACTTCAAGAATCTCAACTTTTTTGGTTTCTCCAGTAGCTGGGTTTGTCACATTAGCATAGTTGCCAGCCAGCATGCGAAGTTTTAAATTTCCTCCACGAACCCTGTCGATTCGAGTTAACACTTTGCCCAACCTCATTTCAGTTGGGCTACTACCCATCTCGTAGGCGCGTTTAGTTCTGTAGGTATGCTTTTTACCACCAGTTCGCTTACGTTTATGCTCGTCTCCATGCCATTGAGGCATATAGGGTTCTCCAATTAGTTAAGGTCTCATTTTGTCTCTCAAGTTAAGCATATAAACCTTTTCGGCTTTAGGCTGTGACTACGGAGGACTTTAGGTTGGTAAAGGATGTCATTGAGCTTATCCATGGCGGCGGCGGAACAATAATGGAACAATTAATTCGTAGCATAATTGTGTCTGGAGTTAGTATTCGAAAGGCGTTGAATGGCGTGGGTTTAGATGAGCTAGACGATGGCGCCTCAATGAAATTAGGGGATTATGAAATAGTTGTTTCGATGGATGGACATACCGTTGACCCGATCTTCTTCCCAGGCGGCGACATTGGTCGATTGGCGGTCTCGGGAACCTTAAATGATGTAGCAATGATGGGGGCTCGTCCGATAGCGCTTTGCGACTCAATCATTGTAGAGGAGGGTTTTCCGATCTCGGATTTACGATGCATCGTCACGTCCATGAATGAAACGGCGAAAGAAATTGGTGTTGCCATTGTTGGTGGAGACTTCAAGGTAATGCCCAAGGGAAGACTTGACCGAATTGTTATCACTACATGTGGATTAGGATTAGCTAAGAAAGGACAACTTGTCATGGATAACGGGGCTAAACCTGGAGACAAGGTAATCGTTACGGGTTCTATCGGAGACCATGGGATTGCATTACTCGCAGCCCGTGAGGGTTTGGGTTTCGAAACTGAGTTAAAATCTGATGTCGCCCCAATCTGGGAAACTATAAACGCAGCACTTAGGGTCGGTGGTGTAACCGCAATGAAGGATCCCACCCGTGGAGGTTTAGCTTCCGCTCTCAATGAGATCGCGGCAAAGTCAAAAGTTAGCATCTGGCTCCAAGAAGAATTGATTTCAATAAAAGAGAGCGTAAAGGCAGCTTCAGAAATGCTTGGGTTAGACCCCCTTGAAGTTACCTGTGAAGGTGTTGCAACCATTTGTGTTTCTCAGCAACAGGCAGAAGAAGTTCTGGAGGCAATTCGGAAAACTAGGTATGGGAAAGACGCTCAAATCATTGGAACAGTAAAAGCGGAGAAACCTGGATACGTTCTTCTCGAAACTGTGGTTGGGGGAACTAGAGTTGTCGAGAAACCCTTGGGGGAGCCGATTCCCAGAGTGTGCTAAAATTGAGATTCCATAGTTTCAGAATCCTAATTTAGATTGAATTGGGAGATATCCGGACTATTCTTATAGCATCTCTAAGCCTTTTCAATTGCGAATTTCAATCTCTCGACACACGCATAATCGTGAACCTTTTGCATAATACTCCTTTAACCCTTCTTCAGTCTTCAAATTCAAACCAGTTAGTTGCCCACAGTTCACGTAGCCGAATTTATCTTAGAACTCGGCTACATATTTATTGACCATGTCCCATACAGGTTTTGGGCTTTCTTTAGGGCAAGTTCTTCCATATTTCATATTTATTGCCATGACCATACTTGAGACTGAACTGCAAAGAAGCCCATTCAAGCTGACGCCAGCGCCCATTCCAGCACCGATCTTTGGAATAAGCTCAGAGCCTACACCAAGATAATCCTTCAGGGCTAAGAGGGTGCACAACAGTTATACGGTCTTCACGCGGGGAGTTGCTTGGCTGGTTACGAGGTATTCCACCGCTTTTTCTTGCAACCCCGCTAAGCGTTCTTAATCTAGGATGGTTTTCATCTCTTGTCAATTCTATTTTTTCTCTTAACTATTTAACAATGCTTGAGCATTTCTGTTGAGGCAATGTAATAGTATGCTTTCTAGAATGTTATGTTTCCCGCTTCGATTGATCTTGCTGTTTTAGAAGCTCTGGTTTCTGATTTACTGGGGGTGGCGGGAATTTCCCTAACGACTCAAATAATGCTTGTAATTGACGTTTCATCAGACGAAGATCGTGGCTTAGGTTAAAGTAGTCAGCAAAAACTTCAGTTGTTCGAAGTATTCTTGTGCGACCAAGCTTTTCACAAGAAATGAGCCCCATTTGATCTAAAATCTGAATGTGAACGTATGCCTGTGGTCCCCGAACGCTGATAACTTGGGCTTGAGTTACAGGCTGCCGAAAGGCAATATAAGAAAGAGTTTTCAATGGACCAAGAGTGAGAAGGGGTCTTACAGCCAGGCGCCGCACCTTTGGGGTAAACTCAGGTTTCAATTGCAAAACGAATCGTCCGTCAGCTAATTCAAAAACGTCAAGTGCTCCGCTTCGTTGCCGATACTGATCGACAAGAGCTCGTGCAACCAGTTGAGCTCGAGTTTTTGAGCGAGATCCAAGAATGGAAGCAATAGTTTTTAGTTCAAGGGGTCTTCCAGCAACGTATAAAGCCGCCTCAACTAGTTTCATGTCGTATTCAAATTTTTCTTTCTCAGACGATCCCGACTGCTTGGCTTCCAACGGGTGACCCTCCTGGTAGGCTGATATAAATTTCTCCAAATTCCTGCTCTTGCCAGAGATTGATTTTGCCTCGACAAGCGAGAAAGAGAATTATTAAGAAGACTCGAACTACTTCTAACCTTTTTAGACCTGTGACCAATTTGGAAAATGCAACTAAATTGTCCTTAACCGCCATTTCAGCAATTCTATTATACATACGTTCAATGTGTTTCTCGATTTCTACGATGAATTGGTCTAGTTGCTGTAAGACTGGTGGCGCCGGAGTGATCGGCTTAAGCCCAGATCTTGGAAGAGTTGGCTCTGCTTTTAGAACTTCATCCAGCACTCTGATTAGTTGCTCAACTGATGTAGTGGTATATTCGTAGCGGATTGGAAGTTGAATAGGCGGAGGAAGCACCTCGGCTACTTTCGGAGGAGGAGGGGTAGGTGGCTCCTCAAGCTTCAGAATCAGCTCGGTTTTCATACGGTAAATTGTTGCTGAAGACAATAAGGCAATTCCCGAAGCCGTGAAGTCGATATAACCTCGCTTCCGCATCTCGCTCAGAAGCGAATTGAGCAAATAAGAAAGGTTGACATCCCATGGCCTCAACCGATGCAACCTAATTATATCAAATAAAATCATCCAAGGGGGTTGAAGCCAGAATGGTTTTTCAAAATTCGGTGATGGAGTTGTAGTAGACACTACTTGCCAATCCCCCCTGGGAGTTGATAGGAGACAATACTTGAGAGACCATCTTGCAGAAAAACACCGAACACACGTTGCGCTCTATCTATGATCACATCTCGGAGAGAAATTACAATAAACTGAGTATTTGCCGACTGTTCTCGGAGAAGATCGGCAAGCCGCTCGGCATTAGATAAATCAAGGTGGGCATCGATTTCGTCGAAGATGTAAAATGGAGCAGGTGACAGTCCCTGTATGGCGAAAATGAAGGAAACGGCTGCCACCGATTTTTCTCCCCCACTAGCCCCACTAATTAGCCGTGCGGCTTTTCCCGGAAATTGCACAAAAACATCAAGTCCTCCAGCAAATGGATCTTGTTCGTTCTGAAGTTGGAGCCAAGCACTTCCGCCACCTGTAATTCTGGAGAAAAATGTCTGAAAGTTTTTGTTAACTTCCTGGTAGGCTTTCATGAAAGCCTCACGTTTTTTCTGCTCTATCTCCTCCATGAATTTGAGTATTGCTCGTTTTTCCTCTTCAAGTTGGTTGCGTTTAATCGAATACTGCTTGTAGTTGTCTACTTGCTGCTCATATTGGGTGATGGCAAGAAGATTTACTGAGCCAAGTTTCTCCAACTCTAACCGCATAAGATTTAACGATGACTCTACAGCTCGAATTTCTTCTGGCTTTACATCAAGGGGTTTATCATATCCGAGAGCCTGGAGTTCATCGTGGAGATGTTGGAGCTTAAGATTGCGTGTTTGAACTTCTATTTCTATATGATGGATTTGATCGCTTATGGGATCATATTTACTATTAATTTTCTTCAATTCACTGTCGATTCGATCTAATGTTTCTTCAAATTTACGTCGCTCATCCCTAACGGATGACAGCGAAGCGGAGAGTTCCTCCTTAAGCTTATTAAGTTTCGAAAGTTGCGCCTCAGCCTCTTCAAGAGCCTTAGTTGAAGCTTCAATTTTATTTTGTAAATTCAAAATCTGTTTGTCCACTGTGGATAAATCAATTTTTGCACGGTCAAACTCTGGCTTAAGCGTGGTTTCAAGGTTCGATTGAAGCGAAGCGATTTCGCTAGTGACTTTAACCAGCTGTCGATTAAAATCATTGATCTCCCCAGACAAAGAGGATGCTTCAGCTTCATATTTTGCTATAAGAACAGGCTTAGATTTGAGGCGTATTGATTTTGCCTGTGATTGAAGTTCAGTTATTCGCTTTTCAACTTCATTTTTCTTAGCTTCCAACATGCTGGCAGTAGCTTTCTCTTTCTCCAAATTACGATTAAGCCGTTTAACCCTCCGATTCAGCACCTTTAGGTTTTGTTTTATACGAGTTACGTTCTGCTTAACACTAATGATCTCTTTTTCCAGCGCACCTATAACCTCAGTTCGCCTAACTTTATCTTCTCGTAGTTTAACGATCTCCTCCTCCAAAGCCCTGATATCAGCGTGCCTCTTTTCAACCATTGAATCTAGAGCCTTAACGCTTTCATTCAAATTTTTAATCGCGGATTCACGTGGAATTACCGAAGAGATGTCAATTGGGGCTCGATAATAACCGCTCTCAAGTGCACCTCCAACCTCATAAAGATCTCCGCCAACCGTTACAGAGCGACAATGTTCACGAGAGGCAAGAAGAGCAGCTTCATGACCTCCAACAACCACAGTATCGCCAAGAATAAAGTTCACCGCAGGCACAAATCTTGAACTACATTTAACAAGGTCAGCGGCAATGCCGATAACCCCCGGAATATCTGGAACTTTTACACGTTTAGTTAAAGCAATATCTTTTAATGGAATTAATTTGATTCGACCTAGTTTTGTCCTTTTGAGACTTTCAACACATTTGAGAGCGGTTTCTAAGTTTTCAACGACAATTGCCCGTAGCCATCCAGCTGATGCTGCTTCAATCGCCTTCCTATATTCCGGCCTTACAGAAATCAAATCGTCAAGCCGACCATAGATACCAGATATAGCTCCAGCCTTCCCCATTTCCTCAATTTCTTTAAGGGCGTTTTCTTCTGCAGCAATTTTCTCTGCGAAATCTTTCTGGGTTTGGAATTCCAGAACAGCCTTTTTGGCTCTCTCCACAGTTGATCTCGCTTCAGATAACTCCCACTGAACAGTATCGAGCCTTGAAAGATTCCTAGCAATTGATTCTTCCACTTTAAGCAAACTTTCAGCCTCTTCCCGCTGGATTCGGCTTAGTTCTTTAAGATGAGATTGAAGATTTTTGAGTGTCGTTTCAAATCCAGCGCGTCTGGCTTCCAGAGCATTAAAATTATCCATTAAAACTTGAGTTTTTGTGACGCTGCCTTCTAATTTCGTGTTTAATCGAACTAATTGCCGCCTTAATTCCTCAAGCTCATTGTCAATAGTTTCTAATTTGCTGATGCTTTCACCATGAATTTGCCTCAGCTGAGAAAGTTTCTCTGAAACGTCCTTATACTTGGATTGACGATCCTCAAGGGCTAGTTGAAGCTGATCCTGTTGACGCTTAAGCCGTAGTAGTGTCTTTCTAGCT includes:
- a CDS encoding SMC-Scp complex subunit ScpB; protein product: MEAKQSGSSEKEKFEYDMKLVEAALYVAGRPLELKTIASILGSRSKTRAQLVARALVDQYRQRSGALDVFELADGRFVLQLKPEFTPKVRRLAVRPLLTLGPLKTLSYIAFRQPVTQAQVISVRGPQAYVHIQILDQMGLISCEKLGRTRILRTTEVFADYFNLSHDLRLMKRQLQALFESLGKFPPPPVNQKPELLKQQDQSKRET
- a CDS encoding H/ACA RNA-protein complex protein Gar1, which codes for MRRLGKPLHLTPSNNLILKPEHHPRLGETVVNSQLKPVGIVADIFGPVKTPYVAIKPTISNPEQLLNQILYTLPVKSRRE
- a CDS encoding 30S ribosomal protein S8e; protein product: MPQWHGDEHKRKRTGGKKHTYRTKRAYEMGSSPTEMRLGKVLTRIDRVRGGNLKLRMLAGNYANVTNPATGETKKVEILEVVKNPANVDYDRRGVITKGAIIRTPIGQACVTSRPGQNGIVNALLIESATES
- a CDS encoding transcription initiation factor IIB: MSEEIDPTKTLTEPSAITQPPMAQSRIRKCPECGSTRVIRDYEQGEVVCMDCGYVVDDRITDSGPEWRAFDDEQRAKRTRVGAPLTFTIHDKGLSTMIDWHDRDTYGKDLSPGQRAQVYRLRKWQRRVRVSDATERNLAFALSELSKMSSSLNLPKNILETASVIYRKAVKKRLIRGRSIQGVTAAALYMSCRQCGVARTLDEIAHVSTVNKKEIGRSYRFMVKELETFVPPSTPSYYVSRFSNQLGLAGKVETIALRTLQVAGSMRLTSGRGPTGIAAAATYIASVLAGEKRTQREIAEIANVTEVTIRNRYKELLDRLEICVKL
- a CDS encoding DUF362 domain-containing protein → MISQGLVVSAVKGENPELMVTEAIDLLGGIARFIDSGDAVLIKPNVCGGVPGKVGTFTAPQVVAAIIKLVAKKASRVIVGEADSCMYLADKMLLETGILETAHKLGAETVNLSRGEMVTVKAPDAYVLREFKVNKIVTECDKIVSAPVMKTHACTEVTLNLKNMFGVLPEKKKSKYHPQLDHVIVDVAKIFQPNLCVVDATVGLEGNGPFKGEQIKLGLIVAGNNPVATDSFAAAIMGYEPTTITHLQLASKKGIGAIDLNLIEKRGRRLEEIKTKFKRAQPTTADRLLCRLSSELGYWAIHQFYELAVKEWKKMQEKSLKVSN
- the hypA gene encoding hydrogenase maturation nickel metallochaperone HypA, with amino-acid sequence MHEFVAAEEILNVALRIAKENGATKILEINVEAGELTFLNQENLSLAFETLSQGTIAEKAKLKVKVKPCRINCHECGYEGDAHYAGPERHDDLEVTKLMLLTCPKCGGKDTEVVGGTEYFIRDITIQ
- the smc gene encoding chromosome segregation protein SMC, producing the protein MRGFKSFGPRKVTITLDKGFTVITGPNGSGKSNIMDAVRFVLGELSARALRADKFSAIIFEGTQKLEKSNSAWVAIHFDNSDKKIPVGTDVVVVAREVDRTGQSIYRLNGKKVSRAQLVDILAVASLRVEEYNMIMQGTVTRLADYSPEERREIIENVVGIAEYNAKKAQAQEQLSQADINLRVATAHIEEVQKRMESLERERNDAIRYNFIQGEIKRLQAMLTSYQIQLLQHEAENLLTQLEVKQKEAEELKRQRDLLQSQRDQVQAEWRKFDEEIVEKGGDRLISIQNSLGDISAQVASLRTEISSSKTSLTGLIKIREERIQHIDSLRSNIEEARKTLLRLKRQQDQLQLALEDRQSKYKDVSEKLSQLRQIHGESISKLETIDNELEELRRQLVRLNTKLEGSVTKTQVLMDNFNALEARRAGFETTLKNLQSHLKELSRIQREEAESLLKVEESIARNLSRLDTVQWELSEARSTVERAKKAVLEFQTQKDFAEKIAAEENALKEIEEMGKAGAISGIYGRLDDLISVRPEYRKAIEAASAGWLRAIVVENLETALKCVESLKRTKLGRIKLIPLKDIALTKRVKVPDIPGVIGIAADLVKCSSRFVPAVNFILGDTVVVGGHEAALLASREHCRSVTVGGDLYEVGGALESGYYRAPIDISSVIPRESAIKNLNESVKALDSMVEKRHADIRALEEEIVKLREDKVRRTEVIGALEKEIISVKQNVTRIKQNLKVLNRRVKRLNRNLEKEKATASMLEAKKNEVEKRITELQSQAKSIRLKSKPVLIAKYEAEASSLSGEINDFNRQLVKVTSEIASLQSNLETTLKPEFDRAKIDLSTVDKQILNLQNKIEASTKALEEAEAQLSKLNKLKEELSASLSSVRDERRKFEETLDRIDSELKKINSKYDPISDQIHHIEIEVQTRNLKLQHLHDELQALGYDKPLDVKPEEIRAVESSLNLMRLELEKLGSVNLLAITQYEQQVDNYKQYSIKRNQLEEEKRAILKFMEEIEQKKREAFMKAYQEVNKNFQTFFSRITGGGSAWLQLQNEQDPFAGGLDVFVQFPGKAARLISGASGGEKSVAAVSFIFAIQGLSPAPFYIFDEIDAHLDLSNAERLADLLREQSANTQFIVISLRDVIIDRAQRVFGVFLQDGLSSIVSYQLPGGIGK
- a CDS encoding signal recognition particle protein Srp19 (binds to 7S RNA to mediate binding of the signal recognition particle protein Srp54), giving the protein MKTRGKLIIWPIYLDVAKTRREGRRLPKTIAVENPKLQEIGLAASALNLNPELKPDAAHPSAWWEKTGMILVDKKWSKTQTLQKLADKILEQRQKQKFSLKTKS
- the hypE gene encoding hydrogenase expression/formation protein HypE is translated as MVKDVIELIHGGGGTIMEQLIRSIIVSGVSIRKALNGVGLDELDDGASMKLGDYEIVVSMDGHTVDPIFFPGGDIGRLAVSGTLNDVAMMGARPIALCDSIIVEEGFPISDLRCIVTSMNETAKEIGVAIVGGDFKVMPKGRLDRIVITTCGLGLAKKGQLVMDNGAKPGDKVIVTGSIGDHGIALLAAREGLGFETELKSDVAPIWETINAALRVGGVTAMKDPTRGGLASALNEIAAKSKVSIWLQEELISIKESVKAASEMLGLDPLEVTCEGVATICVSQQQAEEVLEAIRKTRYGKDAQIIGTVKAEKPGYVLLETVVGGTRVVEKPLGEPIPRVC
- a CDS encoding C_GCAxxG_C_C family protein, whose product is MCTLLALKDYLGVGSELIPKIGAGMGAGVSLNGLLCSSVSSMVMAINMKYGRTCPKESPKPVWDMVNKYVAEF
- a CDS encoding CdvA-like protein — its product is MTHHTELLRKFLGKPVLDIYERNIGTVLALTLNDKGEINVLGVEHSTGNFALYGTNQILLQGDTIILIPPWKVAAETLQKNLLLAQKRFQAIEELHRTNKITQHSYETLHKKYQVILTKLEQVSRITIDRLKTYAIELEDRIHQLERFLATIEIQHFTGEIDEDAYQLAVNSLKLNLGQTLREKIDVEENLKFLIRHEPTVALANETALDSQR